CTGCGCGCATTCCTGCGCGGCATGGGCCTGTCGCTCGGCGGCGGCGACAAGCCGCATGCGAGCGACTACGCGGCGCTGATGGCGCAGATCCGCGACCGGCCGGACGCGCAGATGCTGCAGCCGATGCTGCTGCGCTCGATGCAGCAGGCCGTCTACAGCCCGGACAACATCGGTCACTTCGGCCTCGCGTACGAGGCGTACGCGCATTTCACGAGCCCGATCCGCCGCTATCCGGACCTGCTCACGCACCGTGCGATCTACGCGATCCTGTCGGGCAAGAAGTACACGCCGAAGGCGCCGGAAGGCTTCGAGCTGAACACCGCGCTGTCGCCGCGCGCTCGCGCGATGCAGCAGGCCGACGACGAAGCGCGCAACCGCTCGCGCTCGAACACGGCGATCTGGGAAGAGCTCGGCTTGCACTGCTCGGCGAACGAGCGCCGTGCGGACGAGGCGTCGCGCGACGTCGAAGCGTGGCTCAAGTGCTACTTCATGCGCGACAAGCTCGGCGAGGAGTATGGCGGGATGGTGAACGGCGTGACGTCGTTCGGCATCTTCGTGCAGCTCGACACGCTGTTCATCGAAGGGCTCGTGCACGTGACGGAACTCGGCTCGGACTACTTCCAGTACGACGAGATCAAGAACGAGCTGCGCGGGGAACGCACGGGCATCCGCTATCGCCTGTCGGATCGCGTGCGCGTGCAGGTGAGCCGCGTCGATCTCGATGCGCGCAAGATCGATTTCCGCCTCGTGCGCGATACGCCGGTGAAGGCGCCGCGTCCGTCGCCCGCGCCGGCTGCCGGCATCGATCGCAACGGCAATGGCAATGGCCCGCGCGTGCGTGCGCTGCCGCCGGTGGAGGAGACCGTGCCGCGTCGCAAGAAGGCCGCGAGCGCGCCGAGCGTCGCGGTGCAGGAAGCGCGCGCCGCGCGTGGCGCCGCAAAGAAGAAGAGCGGCGGTGCCGGCGGTGGCGCACCCGCGAAGCCGACTGCGAAGAAGGCTCGCGCCCGCAAGAAGTATTGAGTGTTCGGGGCGGCGTACGCGCACGCCCTGCAGTATCGAGAGACGCCGCGTCACCGGTCATCGGCCGGCCACGCGGCGCTTTCCTTTTCCATGGATCGCGGCTGCGCACGTCGCGCGGCCGCACGTTTGATCGAAGGTTGTTCCAGTCATGTCACGTCTGAAGGTTCTTTACGGTTTTCATGCGGTGACCGCACGCTTGCGGCACGATGCATCGACGGTGGCGGAGGTGCTGTACGACCAGACGCGCCGCGACCGCCGCATGCAGGACTTCCTGCACGCCGCGAAGGAAGCGGGCGTGCGGCTGATCGCAGCCGACGAAACGCGCCTGTGGGGCCTCGCGCATACCGAGCGTCATCAGGGCGTCGTCGCGCGCGTCGAGGACATGCCGCTTGCGCAGAACCTGTCCGAGCTGCTCGACGGCATCAACGGGCCCGCGCTGCTGCTCGTGCTCGACGGCGTCACCGATCCGCACAACCTCGGCGCATGCCTGCGGGTCGCCGATTCGGCCGGCGCGCATGCGGTGATCGCACCGCGTGACCGCGCGGTCGGCCTGAACGCGACCGCGGCCAAGGTGGCGAGCGGCGCGGCCGACACGGTGCCGTACATCACGGTGACGAACCTCGCCCGCGCGCTGCGCGAGCTGAAGGAAGCGGGCGTATGGATCATTGGCACGTCGGACGAGGCGCCGGCGACGCTCTACGAAACGAAGCTCGACGGCCCGGTCGCGCTCGTGATGGGCGCGGAAGGCGAAGGCATGCGCCGGCTCACGCGCGATACCTGCGACGAAGTGATGAGCATCCCGATGGCCGGCAGCGTGGAAAGCCTGAACGTGTCGGTCGCCAGCGGTGTCTGCCTGTACGAAGCCGTGCGTCAGCGGCGCGTGAAGGGCTGAACCCCGGGGCTGACCCGGGGCCGACCCGCCCGTCCCGCGCGCGATGCGCGGGCGTCGAATGACCCGAACGACGCGTGCCCCGACGCAAGGCGGCACGCGGCTCTCCGGAACCCGCGACCGATGACCCTGTTTCGTATTGGCGCCTGCTGCGCCGTGTTCGGCCTGCTGGCGGCCTGCACGTCGCCGTCGCTCGTCGAACGTGGTACCTACTACGCCGACACGAGCCTGCACGCGCGCGGCGCCGATTCGCGGATCCGCTTTCTCGTCATGCATTACACCGAAAGCGACGAGACGAAATCGCTGCGCACGCTGACGGGCGACTCGGTCAGCGTGCATTACGTCATCCCGCCGCAGCCGCGCGCCGAACGCGGGATGCCCGTCGTCTACCAGCTCGTTCCGGAAGCGCGGCGCGCGTGGCACGCGGGCGTCAGCGAGTGGCAGGGCACGACCGAACTGAACGCGGTATCGATCGGCATCGAGAACGTGAACCGCGGCCCGCTCGATCCGCAGCATCGCACCTGGCAGCCATATCCGCCCGAACAGGTCGACGCGCTGACCCGCCTGTCGAAGGACATCGTCGCGCGCTACGGGATTCCGCCGACGCGCGTGGTCGGGCACAGCGATATCGCGCCTCAACGCAAGATCGATCCCGGCCCGCTGTTTCCTTGGCATGCGCTCGCGCAAGCCGGCGTCGGCGCATGGCCGGACGACGCGACCGTCGCCGCGCGGCTCGCGGGCCGCGACCCGCACGCGCCGGTCGACGTGCGCGAACTGCAGCTCAAGCTCGCGCGCTACGGCTACGACGTGCCGACCGACGGCGTGCTCGACACGCGTACGCGGCGCGTGTTCGCGGCGTTCCAGATGCATTTCCGGCCGTCCGACTACGCGGGCAATCCGGACGCGGAAAGCGATGCGATCGCGCAGGCGCTGCTCGACAAGTACTTCCCCGGCACGCAAGCGGCCGATCCCGCGCCGGCGGACACACCCTGAATACGCGGCGCGGCGCACGCCGAAAAACGCGGGGACGTCCGCCGACTCCGGTAAACTGGCGGTTTTCCGCAATCCCGCAGCATTACCACGCCATGACTCAAGACGAACTCAAACGCCTCGTCGGCCAGGCCGCCGCCGATTACGTGATCCAGAACGTGCCGGAAGGCGCCGTGATCGGTGTCGGCACCGGCTCGACCGCCAACTGCTTCATCGACGCGCTCGCCGCCGTCAAATCGCGCTATCGCGGCGCCGTGTCGAGCTCGATTGCCACGACCGAACGCCTGAAATCGCACGGCATCAAGGTGTTCGACCTGAACGAGATCGAGTCGCTGCAGGTATACGTCGACGGCGCCGACGAGATCGACGCGGGCGGCGCGATGATCAAGGGCGGCGGCGGGGCGCTGACGCGCGAGAAAATCGTCGCGTCGGTGGCCGACACGTTCGTCTGCATCGCGGACGCCAGCAAGCGCGTGCCGGTGCTCGGCGCGTTCCCGCTGCCGATCGAGGTCGTGCCGATGGCGCGCACGGCGATCGGCCGGCGCGTGACCGCGCTCGGCGGCGTGCCCGTGCTGCGCGTGACGAAGGACGGCGCGCCCTACATCACCGACAACGGCAACGAGATCATCGACGTGAAGGGCCTGCAGATCGCCGATCCGCGCGGTTTCGAAGCGCAGGTGAACGCATGGCCGGGCGTCGTGACGGTTGGTCTGTTCGCCGAACGCGGCGCGAATCTGTGCTTGCTCGGCACGGAAAACGGCGTTGAAACGATCGTTTATCCGGCTGGCTAAAACTGAATGAGAAGCAGTCCGTAACGGCGCGGTATCGGCCGTCATGGATTGGATGGTTAAATCTTGTGGAAACCGGGGTCCGGCAGGCGCGGCGCGCTTCCCGGGCCTTTTTTTTAGCCGTATAAATCACCTCGTTCAAAAGAGGGATAACCCTGTCAGGTGTTTACCAGATAGCGAAATATCGTCGAACTCATCAACTTATAGATCATAAGAACAGAGTAGTAACCAGGGCCGGCGGAACTGCGGAGCAGGTGTTCGCAAATCGACGCACGGGGAGGTGTCATGGAGCAGGGCAAAGACCGGTCACTGGTCGCCAAAGTGATGGATGGGCTTGTCGCGGGTATCGTCGAAGACAAGTACGGCGGCATCTTGCCGCCACAGGACGTGCTGTCGAAAGAGTTCGATGTGAGCCGCACGGTGATGCGGGAAGCGTTGTCGATGTTGCTTGCGCGCGACATGCTCGACGTGCGTCCGAAAGTCGGGACGCGCGTGCGGCCGATGCGCGACTGGCGGATGATCGACGAAGACGTCGTGAGCTGGCGATTTCGGGCAAAGCCCGATCCGCAGTTCATGCGCGACGTCATCGAATTCCGGATGCTGATCGAACCACGCGCGACCGCGCAGGCGGCGGTGCGCGCGACGGCGGCCGACATTGCGGGCATTCGCGAAGCGTTCGATGCGTTCAAGGTGCTGCAGCCGGGCGACCCCGGCTACGACACGGCAGACGAGTTGCTGCATACGCGGATCGTCCAGGCGAGCGGCAACCAGTTCTTCCAGCAGATGGCGGCGATCGTGCGCGGAGCAGTGCGTCTCGTGAATCCGCGCGTCGTGCAGAAGGAAGGCGCGCACGACATCGCGGTGAAGGCGCACGCGCGGGTCGTCGATGCGATCGAGCGACGCGACCCGCGCGAAGCCGAAGCGGCGTCGCTCGCGCTGATCGATTTCAGCGCGGACGAGATTTCGCGCGATTTCTCGGTCGACGTGCCGGTGCGTGCCTGACGCGGCACGTGTCGCTCATCCGTGTGCCGCCGGGCCGTTTATCATGACGGCCGGCCGGCAGCGTGCCGGCTACCGTCATACGACCGACACGGAAGATCAGGATGAACGACAACGACCATCGCCCGGTGCGCTTCGGCATCGTCGGTGCAGGCAGCATTGCGCGCCGCTTCGCGCAAAGCCTCGCCCACGTGCCGGGCGCCACGCTCGCCGGCGCCTGGGCCCGCCGCGCCGACGCAGCGGCCGCTTTCTGCGAGACATACGGCGGCACGCCTGCCGCGAGCCTCGACGCGCTCCTCGCGAGCGATATCGACGCGGTCTACATCGCGACGCTTCATGACAGTCACGCGCAGTACACGCTGGCCGCGCTGACTGCAGGCAAGGCCGTGCTGTGCGAGAAACCCGCGGCGCTGAACGCCGCGCAACTCGAGACGGTGCTGCACGCGGCGCGCGATGCCGGGCTGCTCTTCATGGAGGCGATGAAGCCGCCATTCTTCCCGCTGTACCGTCAGTTGCGTGCGCACCTGCGTGACGATCCGATCGGCGAGATCCGGCTCGTGCGGGCGGGTTGCGCATCGTCGTCGGTGCCGGAGGACCATTCCGTCTATCGGCTCGATCATGCGGGCGGCGCGTTGCTCGACATCGGCATCTACGAGGCGTTTCTTGCCGTCGACTGGCTCGGCGCCGCGCACGACGTGCAGACGCTCGGCCGCGTCGGTTTGACGGGTGTCGACCTGTTCGCGAGCCTGAACAGCGTGCATGCGAACGGCGGGATCGCGCAGCTCTTTTGCGGCCTCGACGTGATGGGGCGCGGCGATGCGCTGATCGCCGCGGCGGGCGGCCACGTGACGATTCACGAGAAGTGGTGGAACCCCGAGCGGGCGACGATCCGCTATGCGGACGGGCGTACCGTCGAACTCGATGCGCGGGCCGAAGGCGGCGGGCTGAACTACGAAACCGCGCATTTCTGCGACCTGCTGCGCGCGGGTGAAACCGAAAGCCCGATCATGACGCACGACCATTCGCGGCAGATGATCGCGATGACCGATGCGGCGCGCGCCGTGCTCGGCGTGCGTTATTCGGGCGAATAGACGGAACAGGCGGGAAGGCGGGCGCCGGGACCGCGAGCGCGGCCCGGCGCAACGGCGCGGCTCAGTGCCGCGACGGCAGCGACAGGCGCTTTTCGTACCAGCGCTGCACCCATTCGAGGATCTGGCACAGGACCCAGTACACGGCCGCGGCGGCGAGATAGAGCGGCAGCGGCTGATAGGTCGCCGCGATCACTTCCTGCGCGCTGCGCAGCAGTTCGGTCACGGTGATCACGGACACGAGCGACGTGTCCTTGATCAGGCTGATCAGGCTGTTCGACAGGCTCGGCACCGCGATGCGCAGCGCCTGCGGGCCGATCACGTAGCGCAGCGTCTGCCCCCACGACAGCCCGAGGCTGTACGCGGCGAGCCACTGGCCGCGCGCGATCCCGTTGATCGCGCCGCGCATGCTTTCCGACATGTAGGCCGCGACGTTCGCGGACAGCGCGATGACGCCGGCCGGCGTCGGATCGAGCGAGATGCCGAGGCTCGGCAGCCCGTAATAGATGACGAAGATCTGCACGAGCAGCGGCGTGCCGCGCATCAGGCTCACGTACGCGCGTGCCAGCCACGCGAGCGCGTTGACCCAGATGCGTTCGAAGCCGTCGAGCGCTTCGCTCTGCCGGATGCCCATCATCGCGAGCACGACGGCGCCAAGCAGGCCGAACACCATCGACAGCACGGCGAACTTGACGGTCAGGACGGCGCCCTGGGCGAGCACCGGCAGCGATTGGACGAGCAGGGACGTTGTCGACATGGAGTGCGAATCGAATGCGTGCGCGAAAGCGCAATCATAAACCGGGCCGATAAAACAAAGGGCGGCATCGTTGCGGATGCCGCCCTTTCCGGCCCGCCGTCAGGCGGGAAATGCAGGCGTGCTTACTTGATCGGTTTCGTCACGTCGATGCCGAACCACTTGTCGGAGATCTTCGTGAACGTGCCGTCGGCCTCGAGTTGCGCCATCGCGTCGTCGATCGCCTTCTGGAACTTCGGGTTGCCCTTCTTGAACGGGATGCCCGACGGGTTCGCCGAACCGACGTTCGCGCCCGGGCGCAGCGGCAGTTGCGAATTCTTCGTCAGGTACGCGAGCATCAGGCGGTCGTTGAGCGCCGCGTCGAGGCGGCCGGCCGCGAGATCGCGCAGGTACTCGGGCGCGCCCGGGTACGTCTTCACGTCGATGCCCGGCACCGATTTCGCCATGTCCATGTAGTTCGTGCCGAGCGCGACGCCGAGCTTCTTGCCCTTCAGGTCTTCCAGCGACTTGAACTGGCGCGTGTCGTCCTTGCGCTGGATCAGCTGCGCGGACGAATACGTGTACGCCGGCGAGAAGTCGAGCGTTTCCTTGCGCTTGTCGGTAATGCCGACCTGGTTGGCGATCACGTCGAACTTGCCGGCCTGCAGGCCCGCGATGATGCCGCTCCATTCGGTCGTCACGAACTCGGCCTTCACGCCGAGCTTCGCGGCGACGGCTTTCGCGATATCGACGTCGAAGCCGACGAGCTCGCCTTGCGGGCTCTTCGAGTTGAACGGCGGGAACGTGCCCTCGAGGCCGACGCGCAGCGTGCCGCGTTGCTTGACCTGGTCGAGGAGGTCGGCCGCGTGGGCGGTCGCCGCGGCGAACGACGTGCCGATCACGCCGGCAACCAGCAACTTCTTCAGCAGCGAAAATTTCATCGTGTGTGTCCTTGCCCTGTCCGGGTCAATGATTCTGATCGTGAAGCCGATGATAGCAAAAACGCTATCAATCATTAAATACAGTTTGTTTATGCCTATATTACGCGCTGCGTTCGCGGGCGATCGCCTTCACGCATTCGGATACGAGTGCCGGGCCGCGATAGATGAAGCCGGTATAGAGCTGGACGAGCGCCGCGCCGGCCGCCAGCTTCGCACGGGCGTCCTCGCCCGAGAAAATGCCGCCGACGCCGATGATCGGCACGTCGTTGCCGACTTCCGCGTGCAGCTTGCGGATCACTTCGTTCGACGCGTCGAACACCGGGCGGCCCGACAGACCGCCGGCTTCGTCCGCGTGCGGCAGGCCCTGGACGGCCGCGCGCGACAGCGTCGTATTGGTGGCGATCACCGCTTCGATCTTGTGGCGCAGCAGCGTGTCGCCGATTTCCTTGACCTGTTCGTCGTCGAGATCGGGCGCGATCTTCAGCGCGAGCGGCACGAGCTTGCCGTGCAGGTCGGCCAGGCGCTGCTGCTTGTCCTTCAGCGCGGCGAGCAGTGCGTCGAGCTCGCCCGCGCCCTGTAACTGGCGCAGGTTCTTCGTGTTCGGCGACGAGATGTTGATCGTCACGTAGCTCGCGAACGGGTACACGCGCTCGAGGCAGTACAGGTAATCCTCGGCGGCGCGCTCGATCGGCGTGTCGGCGTTCTTGCCGATGTTCAGGCCGAGGATGCCGCGATAGCGGGCGGCCTGGACGTTCTTCACGAACTGGTCGACGCCGTGGTTGTTGAAGCCCATCCGGTTGATCAGCGCCTCGGCCTGCGGCAGCCGGAACATCCGCGGGCGCGGGTTGCCGGGCTGGGGGCGCGGCGTGACCGTGCCGACCTCGATGAAGCCGAAGCCGAGCGCCGCGAGGCCGTCGATGGCCGCGCCGTCCTTGTCGAGGCCGGCCGCGAGGCCGACCGGGTTGCGGAACGTGAGCCCCATCACGGTGCGCGGCGCGTCGGGCACGCGGGCCGACAGCGCGCAGGCGAGGCCCGTGCGGCCGGCCGCG
This DNA window, taken from Burkholderia cenocepacia, encodes the following:
- a CDS encoding FadR/GntR family transcriptional regulator, whose product is MEQGKDRSLVAKVMDGLVAGIVEDKYGGILPPQDVLSKEFDVSRTVMREALSMLLARDMLDVRPKVGTRVRPMRDWRMIDEDVVSWRFRAKPDPQFMRDVIEFRMLIEPRATAQAAVRATAADIAGIREAFDAFKVLQPGDPGYDTADELLHTRIVQASGNQFFQQMAAIVRGAVRLVNPRVVQKEGAHDIAVKAHARVVDAIERRDPREAEAASLALIDFSADEISRDFSVDVPVRA
- the rlmB gene encoding 23S rRNA (guanosine(2251)-2'-O)-methyltransferase RlmB; the protein is MSRLKVLYGFHAVTARLRHDASTVAEVLYDQTRRDRRMQDFLHAAKEAGVRLIAADETRLWGLAHTERHQGVVARVEDMPLAQNLSELLDGINGPALLLVLDGVTDPHNLGACLRVADSAGAHAVIAPRDRAVGLNATAAKVASGAADTVPYITVTNLARALRELKEAGVWIIGTSDEAPATLYETKLDGPVALVMGAEGEGMRRLTRDTCDEVMSIPMAGSVESLNVSVASGVCLYEAVRQRRVKG
- a CDS encoding amino acid ABC transporter permease, whose product is MSTTSLLVQSLPVLAQGAVLTVKFAVLSMVFGLLGAVVLAMMGIRQSEALDGFERIWVNALAWLARAYVSLMRGTPLLVQIFVIYYGLPSLGISLDPTPAGVIALSANVAAYMSESMRGAINGIARGQWLAAYSLGLSWGQTLRYVIGPQALRIAVPSLSNSLISLIKDTSLVSVITVTELLRSAQEVIAATYQPLPLYLAAAAVYWVLCQILEWVQRWYEKRLSLPSRH
- a CDS encoding N-acetylmuramoyl-L-alanine amidase; this encodes MTLFRIGACCAVFGLLAACTSPSLVERGTYYADTSLHARGADSRIRFLVMHYTESDETKSLRTLTGDSVSVHYVIPPQPRAERGMPVVYQLVPEARRAWHAGVSEWQGTTELNAVSIGIENVNRGPLDPQHRTWQPYPPEQVDALTRLSKDIVARYGIPPTRVVGHSDIAPQRKIDPGPLFPWHALAQAGVGAWPDDATVAARLAGRDPHAPVDVRELQLKLARYGYDVPTDGVLDTRTRRVFAAFQMHFRPSDYAGNPDAESDAIAQALLDKYFPGTQAADPAPADTP
- a CDS encoding Gfo/Idh/MocA family protein; this encodes MNDNDHRPVRFGIVGAGSIARRFAQSLAHVPGATLAGAWARRADAAAAFCETYGGTPAASLDALLASDIDAVYIATLHDSHAQYTLAALTAGKAVLCEKPAALNAAQLETVLHAARDAGLLFMEAMKPPFFPLYRQLRAHLRDDPIGEIRLVRAGCASSSVPEDHSVYRLDHAGGALLDIGIYEAFLAVDWLGAAHDVQTLGRVGLTGVDLFASLNSVHANGGIAQLFCGLDVMGRGDALIAAAGGHVTIHEKWWNPERATIRYADGRTVELDARAEGGGLNYETAHFCDLLRAGETESPIMTHDHSRQMIAMTDAARAVLGVRYSGE
- a CDS encoding quinone-dependent dihydroorotate dehydrogenase, with product MFSSLYPLARASLFKMDAEDAHHLTLRALGAAGRTGLACALSARVPDAPRTVMGLTFRNPVGLAAGLDKDGAAIDGLAALGFGFIEVGTVTPRPQPGNPRPRMFRLPQAEALINRMGFNNHGVDQFVKNVQAARYRGILGLNIGKNADTPIERAAEDYLYCLERVYPFASYVTINISSPNTKNLRQLQGAGELDALLAALKDKQQRLADLHGKLVPLALKIAPDLDDEQVKEIGDTLLRHKIEAVIATNTTLSRAAVQGLPHADEAGGLSGRPVFDASNEVIRKLHAEVGNDVPIIGVGGIFSGEDARAKLAAGAALVQLYTGFIYRGPALVSECVKAIARERSA
- a CDS encoding cystine ABC transporter substrate-binding protein, translating into MKFSLLKKLLVAGVIGTSFAAATAHAADLLDQVKQRGTLRVGLEGTFPPFNSKSPQGELVGFDVDIAKAVAAKLGVKAEFVTTEWSGIIAGLQAGKFDVIANQVGITDKRKETLDFSPAYTYSSAQLIQRKDDTRQFKSLEDLKGKKLGVALGTNYMDMAKSVPGIDVKTYPGAPEYLRDLAAGRLDAALNDRLMLAYLTKNSQLPLRPGANVGSANPSGIPFKKGNPKFQKAIDDAMAQLEADGTFTKISDKWFGIDVTKPIK
- the rpiA gene encoding ribose-5-phosphate isomerase RpiA, which produces MTQDELKRLVGQAAADYVIQNVPEGAVIGVGTGSTANCFIDALAAVKSRYRGAVSSSIATTERLKSHGIKVFDLNEIESLQVYVDGADEIDAGGAMIKGGGGALTREKIVASVADTFVCIADASKRVPVLGAFPLPIEVVPMARTAIGRRVTALGGVPVLRVTKDGAPYITDNGNEIIDVKGLQIADPRGFEAQVNAWPGVVTVGLFAERGANLCLLGTENGVETIVYPAG